In Leishmania major strain Friedlin complete genome, chromosome 34, the following proteins share a genomic window:
- a CDS encoding protein phosphatase 2C-like protein, producing MPAEKKSDATATRKPDSPHSPKSPASAGATTAFASAKKKSILRPKQKPPTVPVNKSSSTSSSTSVGKHPNFLSPLPASSPTRPRDSAKTGIHPQASPHSPGVEDASAPQPACDGSHGKGHQANHVVVPSNASSAAPSRQNSTTLHPLCRHSSLRKTAFVVVDYGATAEQGTRKTMEDQHTMLSEGIPFFGVYDGHGGTQCAEYLRDQLHGLILGHPEVKTNPEKAIVDGIVEADRAFLARSEAETNESGSVCAVALIIDDKLVVGNVGDAEVVLSHNAKPVVLTVRHNIASNPSEEERIRSVGGKVCHNRVGHPNYNPAVVSLAVTRAIGDAGFKLAKYTDGKPSGVIAVPETSVTRLTDEDEFLVIGCDGLWDVMTYAEVVDFCSQRLREGVPAQCIAEELAQAALTKGSTDNVTAMLVHLTRREGPLSTREFVPEAAVSTSTRNLSEEP from the coding sequence ATGCCggcagagaagaagagcgacgcgacagcgacgcggaAACCCGACTCACCTCACTCGCCCAAGTCGCCAGCCTCCGCCGGCGCGACAACAGCCTTTGCTTCTGCGAAGAAGAAGTCTATCCTGCGTCCGAAGCAGAAACCGCCGACAGTTCCCGTGAACAAGAGCAGCTCTACAAGCAGTAGTACATCTGTGGGCAAACACCCGAATTTTCTCTCGCCACTGCCAGCGAGCTCACCGACGAGACCGCGCGACTCGGCAAAGACTGGCATACACCCGCAAGCGTCACCCCATTCCCCAGGTGTAGAAGATGCGTccgcaccgcagccggcCTGCGACGGCAGTCACGGCAAGGGCCATCAGGCTAACCACGTGGTTGTTCCTTCCAATGCGagctccgcagcgccgtcgcggcagAACTCGACGACGCTGCACCCCCTTTGCCGCCACAGTAGCTTGCGCAAGACCGCCTTCGTTGTCGTAGACTACGGCGCGACCGCCGAGCAGGGCACCCGCAAGACGATGGAGGATCAGCATACGATGCTGTCCGAGGGGATTCCGTTTTTCGGCGTCTACGACGGTCACGGCGGCACCCAATGTGCGGAGTACCTCCGCGACCAATTACACGGGCTCATCCTCGGCCATCCAGAGGTGAAGACTAATCCCGAGAAGGCCATCGTCGATGGCATAGTGGAGGCTGACCGAGCCTTCCTCGCCCGCTCTGAGGCGGAGACGAACGAGTCTggcagcgtctgcgcggTCGCTCTGATCATAGACGACAAGCTTGTGGTAGGGAACGTGGGCGACGCCGAAGTTGTGCTTTCGCACAACGCAAAGCCAGTAGTTCTCACCGTGCGACACAACATCGCCAGTAACccgagcgaggaggagcgaaTTCGGTCTGTAGGGGGCAAGGTGTGCCACAATCGTGTAGGACACCCGAACTACAACCCGGCGGTCGTTAGTCTTGCCGTGACGCGTGCCATCGGAGACGCAGGCTTCAAGCTTGCCAAGTACACGGATGGTAAGCCTTCCGGAGTGATCGCTGTCCCGGAGACGTCGGTTACCCGACTGACGGATGAGGATGAGTTTCTCGTGATCGGTTGTGACGGACTCTGGGATGTCATGACATACGCAGAGGTAGTAGACTTTTGCTCCCAACGATTACGGGAAGGCGTGCCGGCGCAGTGTATCGCCGAGGAGTTAGCTCAGGCAGCTCTCACGAAAGGGAGCACTGATAATGTTACTGCCATGCTGGTTCACTTGACACGTCGGGAGGGACCTCTGAGCACGCGCGAGTTTGTGCCTGAAGCGGCTGTATCGACCTCAACGCGCAACCTCTCCGAAGAACCTTAG